The nucleotide window GGCATGGCGAGGCGCAAGAGATCCTCTGTTTTTTCCACAAGAGGATTGAGCTCCACCGGCTGTAGTTTACTGTCCAACTTCCGGCTGAAGCTCAGTAACTGGCCGGTCATCTGTTTTCCTCTCTCCGCAATGCTGAGAATCTCACGTAGCTGGCGCATGCAGTTTTCTTCATCGGCCCTTCCCAGCAGCAGCAGCTCTGCATAGCCCTGGATGCCCTGGAGTACATTGTTGAAATCATGGGCGATACCCCCAGTAAGAGTGCCGAGAGCTTCCATCTTCTGGGCCTGGCAGAGCTGCGCCTCCAGCTGCAGCCTCTCTTCCTGGGCATGCTTCCGCTCGGTAATGTCTTTGATGTAATCTATGACCCCCACCACATTGCCAGCGCCGTCTCTGAACGGAAATGCAGATATCTCGAACCATCTAGTTGACTGGTACCCATATTCAAAGGGAACTTCGCGAACACTCACCTCACCGGTCTCCAACGTTATGACCGCGGGGCACCAGGGGCAGGGCTCCTCCCTCATCTGGTAGACCTGGTAGCATTTCCTGCCTAATAGAGTATTCTTGTCTGCAAAGGCGCGCTCCAGCGACCTGTTGGTACGAATAATGTTGAAATGTAGATCGAGAACGCATATGCCGTCTTGAATGGAGTTGAATATGTCGCTGATAAATAATCTTTCCCTGCGCAGGACGTCTTCGGCAACCTTTCGTTTGCAGATCTCTTCCTCCAACAGGCCGCTCGTCTCCAGCACCAGCTCCCCATCCAACCGCCAATCTCCTGAGGGATGCTGTAAACGGCTCTCAGAAGAATTTCTGCTCATTTGTCACCTCTCCTCCTATCTACTCCTCTGTCCAGCAGCAACTTTCTGCCCTGGGGAAACTCGGCTCGGGCGTCCCCCGTGACCTGACTCTACTTTGGAGTAGAATACAGACAGCACCTGTTGCGTCCTTCAGCTTTCGCCTGGTAGAGGGCTCGATCAGCCATATCGAGCAGATCGTCATGGGTGATGTCTGCTTCCGCCTCGAGCGAGGCAACGCCGATGCTGACGCTTACCTGTACGCTCTTGCCTTCGAATTCAATGGCAAGAGATGCCAGCTGCTGCCGCAATCGCTCCACTGCAATCATAGCACCTGTACTGTCCGTCTCCGGCATGATGATGGCGAATTCTTCTCCACCATAACGAGCAATAATGTCTGACTCCCGGAAGCAGTCAGTCATGTGGCGGGCAACTGTCCGCAGCACCAGGTCACCAGCAAGGTGGCCGAAAGTATCATTGATGGCCTTGAACAGGTCAAAATCAACAATGGCGAGCGCCAGCTTGGACCTGTATCTCTGAGCACGGTAGAATTCGTTTTTGAGAAATTGACGGAAACCTTTATAGTTGAACAACCCTGTGAGACTGTCGCGCAGCGTCTGTTCTTTCAAGGTGGCAATAATTTTTTCTTGTTTCAATAGATCTGTCACTATGCTGCTAGATAGATTTATAAGCTCCTTCCGAGCCTCTTCAATCAAGTGTAGATAGTTTTCCTGTTTATCAACCCTGATTTCGAACAGAGGCAAAATATCCTTGGTGTTTTTATCAATTTGTTCGATTATGTCGTCCAATCTTATTTTATCCGCAAGATCATATTTCACCCAGGTTTCTTCCAATTGTTTAAGATAGTTAATGTTTTTCTGTGCAAGAAAATCACTGATAAGTGCAGCCAGATAGAGCAATTTTGTATAACCTTCTGCCTCAACTGCCGCTTCAGGCAATCGTTCGGGGTAATGATGATAGCTTATTGGTATGGAAAAGTTGTCAGGAAGACCCCATTTATCAACAAGAAATCCTCCTACCTGCATATGATTTATGCCAATTATCTTTTTTTCAGCTTCGTGATCTGTGCAGGAGCCTGCTTCTACTTCTTTTGCCACCAGTTCGTATTTCTCAGGGAGGCACTGGCTCAATACGAAGACCCCAATGTTGTGAAGCAGACCTAAAAAGAACACATCTTCCGCGCCGGAAGCAAGCAGCTGCTCTCCGATCAGTTTTGCTGCCACCGCTGCTATGAGCGAATTCTTCCAGAAGAGTGTGTGATCGAAAGAACTGCCGTTTCCCTGATTGTAGTTGCGGATAAGAGAAAAGCTTAGGGCTAGGTTCTTTACCGTGTTTATGCCGAGCAAATTTACTGCCAGCGGTACTGAAGTGACCTTCCTGGGCAAGCCGTAAAATGGTGAGTTGATCATTCTCAGCACCTTGGCACTGAGTGGTGGATCTTTGGAAAGGATGTCGGCAATCTCGTTCAAACCGGCCTTTTCATTTCTCACTGCGGCAAGAATTTCCATTGCTATGCCCGGCAGGGTTGCCAGATTTTCCGATTTCCTGATGATCTCTTCCACGTCTACTTGGCTCACTCTCTGTTCACCTCGTTGCGCCTCGGATAATCCAGTTCGTCGTGCACCCATCCAGCAGCCAGACACACTGCTATCACAGACACTTGTCTCTCCGAATCAGAAGCCTCATGCAACAGGCATGCCTCGAGAAAGTGGCGGCCCGGATTCCCCAGGCTCCTGGCCCAGGACCCCGACAGCTGGCAGCAACTGTGCCTGCCACCAGGGCACTGCCATGACAACATGCTGCTGATTCGCACAATTAGTAAAATAAATTGCCTGTAAATTCCCTGTCTTACAGTTAAATCGTCTGTCAGTTGCTCAGCCTGTGCTCTCGGGAAAAGAGCACCTTTTTGCTCTGAACCCCATTGTAGAACCTCACTTGCCGCAACTCTGCCATCTCCTTCTTTGTTTGATCTCCAACACAGCTTCTCTGTCAATGAAGCACTGCAGAGCCCCGAGGTGGCAAGGGCAGGGCACCACGAGTAAAAGAAAAATAGTACAGACCTGTATACCTTCCTTGTCAGAAAAAGCTCATGGAGGCATGGGTATTGCAAAAATAGATACTGAGGCACACCTCCAACCGCAACTCGGTATATGGCTATTGTGGTCCAAGGGGAGACCTCAGACAAGAGAATTTTATGAAATCATATCTGATTATAATAGGCAGCACTCTCCTTTGTCTGATCTTGTTCTTCCGGCGCCAGAGCCGCCGCCAGCCTCGGAAACTCTGTCAGGTAGACAGTGAATGCCAAATTAGAACAATCCTGGAACAGTCAATCATTGAGAGACAGGCTTACGAAATAGTCGTAGAACTGCAGGAAACCTCTTCATCAATGACTGCAGTTCCCATGGAATTGACCGAAAAGAACACTTTGCTGGTCGAGCTCCTGGACTATGGCAGTGAATTGACAAAGTTGCGCCAGTTGCCCCTGACTGTCTACTTTCGGGTGGGACATGGGCAAGGACAACAGTTTTTCTATTTCAATACGTCAGCAAGCGGCATCATCCAGAAGCAGATTGGCCGAGTGAAACATCGGCTTCTCAGTATTGCAATTCCTTCTTGTCTACACCAGGGCCAGAAACGGCGTCACTACAGACTGCAACCTGCCAAGGCAGCGCGTGTATGCGTTTCTCTCAGAGCGACAGGGCCAGCTCACCGCAGGCGCCAGCGCCTGATGCTGCAGAATGCTCCCGTGGATGATATCAGCGCCGGCGGTCTCAGCTTCACCAGCAGAGATCTTCCTGCAATCAGCGAACTTGGCAAAGGCGACGTCATGGTCCTGGAAGTATCATTCCAGCCGTGCTGTTTCGAAAGTCGGCAAGCAAGGGTGCCAGCAACCATCTTTTTCCAGGCGGAGCTCCTGGGCAACAGGCTGATAAAGCAGGGCAGGCGGCGTTTGCGTTTCCGCTTTCTCAGCCGACAGGTTGATGCGGGCTATGGCAAGTCCTATTTCTCAGATGACCTGGACAGGCTGAACGAAGATCTGTCACGCTGGATTCATGAATGTCAAAGGATGATCATCAAGCAACGGCGGCTGGCAGAAAACCTTGAGCATGGTCAAGAGCATCGTCGCTCGGTATCTCAACGCTCGCCCTGACCCTGGAAGGACGACAGAGAGACTTCCTCCTTGCCCTGCGTTACCCAACTCGCAAGGGCAACCTGTCCCCCTGCCAAGACTCTCTTACTTTGCTGTAATTCTGCAACATGCCTTCTGGGAACGGCCATTGTCAGGAGCGAGGAGAGGATGGCGATGGGAGTAGCAGCAGTTGTGCAGTACCAGTTGCTTGCCGAGCAGCTTGTTGGTATTTATGACAATCGGTCCCAGGAGGTTGATTGTCATGGCCGTGGGATCCTGACGGGGGATGGTTACCAGGCCATAGACGGCACACTGCCCCTCGTCTTGCAGTTGCAGTTCTTGCTTGTCCTCTTCGTGCAACTCTATCTGGTATTCAGGAACAACAGCTGCCGTCAGGACGACCACAAAGGCCAGGGTAGGATCATCAATAGATTGCAGCCAGAGAAAGGGAGAATCCTCCCTGTGTGACAGAAGCACGAATCTTTTCTGCTGCGGAAATCCCACCAGCCCTTTGGGCAGAGTGACGATCTGTCCAGTAGTGATCTGGATCTTGCCGAAGCGGCTCGTCTCAACATGAAGAATATCGCTTTGCTGGGCTTTTTCTTCTGCTGTGTTCTGCAAACTATTCTCCTCTACCGCGAAGCCACAGAGAATGCGCCTCCTGAAGATCAGCGGGTGCGGCTGCAGCCATGCGGTTCTGAGCCGCTATACGCTGGTATACTTCACTGCGATGAACGGCGGTATCTGCCGGGGCACTGATTCCCAGCCGTACTTGCCGTCCTCTGATCTCCAGTACCTGTACCAAGATATCGTCACCTATCTGTATTCCCTCTCCAGCCTTCCTGGCTAATATGAGCACCTCTCACCCTCCGTGGTGAACTCGAGACGATCCATTGTCTTGCTGCCGGTGGAGCCTGACGGCTACCCATTGTGCCGCTGTCTCCTGCTGCGGCTCTCCTGTCCCGCCCATCTGATTTGCGGGCTCTATGCTAACTTTGCCAACCGCTCAGTAGTGCCACCTCAGAGGTAGTCGAGCAGAGTGATCCTGGTGATCATGGTGGCAGATTGCAGAGCAGCCTCATAGGCAAGCTGCTGATTTTTGAGCTGGGTAATGGCGGCAACTATATCAGCGTCCTCCACCTGAGAAAGCCGTTCTTTGTTGAATAAGCCCAGGGAATCATTGAGAGTCTCTCTGACATCCAACCGTTCGAGCCTGGCCCCCACGTCTGCCGCCTCATCGAGCACTTTGTCCTGAGCTGCAGCCAGTTCCACAAGGCTGCTGCCAATAGCCTCGGTATTATTGTTGAGCAGCGCCGCCCGCAGCTCATCCAGGATGTCCAGGACGCTCTTGCCACTTGCCAGTTCGAGCACGCCTGAAGCGGTTACGTTCTTGGTCACTTTGGCGTTGCGGCCAATGTGCACCTCAACGGCATCATCCCCGGCCGTCATCTCATAGTGATGGATGGGAACGGTATAGCGGTCTGCCACCTGGAAGCTGCCGCCAAGAACGTCAAAGTTCACGTCCATGCCTGCCGCGATGTTCACGTCTGTACCACTGGCCACGTTATTGTACTCTGCCCAGGTGGTGCCGCCGTCGTTTGAGACTCGGAAGGAGATGGTGGATTTGTCTGCGGCCACAGCTGTTACCTCGATCAGGTAGGGATTGCTGGGAAATGTCTGGTCTATGAGTAGAGGATCCCAGGTTACGGTAATGTCTGCAGCATCGCCTCCAGTCTGCTGGTGGGCCACAACATCTGCTACACTGTTCAGGTGGCCAACTGCCTGCTGGTCTGTCTGAAAACCAGAAAAAACATACACGCCGTTCTGCTGAAAATTGACAGCCTGCATGACTTCTTCTGAAAGATGCCAGACTTCGGCAGCGGCAATTCTGCGATTCTCAGCAGACGATGTCTCGGAAGCCATCTGCACGGCAATCTCTTTTGCCCTGGTAAGTACCTGGGTTATGTGGTCTATAATACTTTCACTGGCCTGCAGTTGCGCTTTGGCCTCGTTGATGTTGTCGCTGTATTGCTGCAGTTCGCTCAAGCTGCCTTTGATGTCCAGCGCAAGGGCAGCAGCTGGAGGATCATCTGCAGGGCTGCTGATCCTCTTGCCGGAACTGACAACCTGATTCAAGTCCTGCAACCTTTCTGTCTGTCGAAAGAGGGTCTGAATAATCTGGTCGTATACCGTCCTGGTGGCAACTTTCATAAGCCATCTCCCTGAGTGCTCGGCTGCAGGGCCTCTCTTCTAGAGATGCTGCCCTGAGCCGGTCTCTCTGGCAGCGCTTCTCTTTTCAACTGCCCCGGTATTCTAGGTCTTGGTGTTCAACAGGGTCTGCAACATCTCGTCAGTGACGCCAATGAGTTTTGCCGCCGCAATGTAAGCATGCTGATACTTTATGATATTTGTCATTTCCTCATCCAGGGACACCCCGGCTACTGAATCACGCATGCTTGTCAATTGTTGTTGCAAACCCTCACTATACTTATGACGGCTGCTGGCCAAAGCACTGTCATTTCCAACTGCAGCAACCAGACCAGAGCGAAAAATCTCGCCAAGGGTCCCTTGCTGGCGGCATATCATAGTTTGCTGATTGCGCAGCTCTGCAATGGCCAGTGCATTGCGGTTATCGCCCGGTGCAAACGGCTCGCTACCAGCAGGCCTTGCTGCCGCCACCATTCTGGCGTCAGCCGCAAGCTCTGGCCTCACTCGCAGGTTGCTTGCCAGATCACGATTTGCCAGCAGCACAAAACCCTCGCCATTGCGCGGGCCGCTGCCCTTGTCGGCTATGGTAACCCGCAAACCATCAAAGTCGTAGGAAGTGCCAGAGACATAGGGTTGAGCTGCCACTACCAGAGCGCCAGTGGAAAAGTTGCTGATGGAGATTTCCATGACGCCACCGTTCATATTGAATTGAACGTGATAGCGGTCACCCGAAACCTCAGCCGGGTTATAGAGGCCCACAGTGTTGCTGGCACTGTCGTAAAATTCAGTCGTAATATTAACGCTATCACTGGTACCGGCATCAGGAAGACTGCCAAAGGTGGGAGTGTAAGTGAAGAAGTCAATGCCATCATTGCCTTCCAGGTCGACGCCGAGTCGGTGCAGTTCATTGACCATGTTGGCCAGATGGGCGGCCAGCCCGTCCAATGTCTCTTCATACTTGGGGATGAGTTCGTCCCTCACCTCGAGCCAGCCGCCAATTTTGCCGGCGCTAACGCTGTCAGTGATATCTGTGTCACCGTTGTAGAGCAGCCTTTGTCTGTTGTTGCCGTCCAGGGCAGTGCTCAGGTGCCAGGAACTGGTGCCCTCCACCAGGGTGTAGCCGCCCGGCAGGAAAACAGACAGAGTTCCCTGCTCGCTTTCCAGGGAGCTCACTGGCACCAGTTCGCTGAGTTTCTCGAGAATAAGGTCGCGTTGATCCCGCAGATCATTAGCATGACCGTATTGAGATTCATTGGCCACAATTTTTTCATTGAGTTCAGCCAGTTGATCCACGTAGCGATTGACTTCTGTACAGGCATTGCTGATGGTAAAATCCAGGTCATCCTTTACACTGTCGAGATGAAGGGCGGCATTGTTCATAGCCTCCGCAAGAGATCTGGCCCTGGCTATCAGGGTGGTCCTCTCTGCCATGCCTCCGGGATTGTTGCTCAGCTCTTCCCAGCTATTCCAGAAATCATCCAGCAGCTGGTTGAGGCCGGGCCCCTCAGTCTCATTGAAGCGCGATTCCAATACGGCCAGCACCTGCTTTTCTGCCTGCCACCTGGAGGTCTGGGCATGCTTGTCAATCAGTTGCTCATTGAGAAATTGGCTGTAAGCGCGTTGGATCTCCAGGGTCTCCACCCCGGTGCCCATCAGACCCACATCCACAGGAACCGGTTCATTGGCCTGCAGAATCGCCCTCTGCACTGAATATCCTGGGGTGTTCACATTGGCAATATTATGGCTCGTCACTTCCAGGCCATTTTGCTGCACTTCCAGGGCTCTCTGGGCAATGTCGAGTATGCTGTTTATTCCTGGCATGCTATACCTCTCTGTGCAAATAAAGAGGTCCTGGCTTTCTTTCGACAGTATGGGGTGTGGCTGAATACGGCTGGCAGTGTCCAGCAATGCCTGCATGCATGCAGGCCAGAGCATCCTGGCAAAAGGCCAGGCCTTCACCAATCAGAATACTGTTGCGACTCTGGAGAAATCCCAGTTTTTGCTTCCAGTCCTGCGCCAGCTGCCATGCCTCTGTGAGGAGTGTCCCTTGTGAATCTTTGGCAACGGCCATTTCCAGCAAAGCTTGCAGCTGTGTTGGTCCGGCAGGGATCTGCCAGCAAGTCGCCAGTCTTTCCTGGTACTCGTCCACTCTTGCAGCCGCCATTCCGAGCTCATGGAGTACCCCACTTTTCTTCGCTGCCAGGGCGAGCAGACCGTCAAAGTCAAAAGAACGCAAATTCTCCTGCTC belongs to Deltaproteobacteria bacterium and includes:
- a CDS encoding GGDEF domain-containing protein, which codes for MSQVDVEEIIRKSENLATLPGIAMEILAAVRNEKAGLNEIADILSKDPPLSAKVLRMINSPFYGLPRKVTSVPLAVNLLGINTVKNLALSFSLIRNYNQGNGSSFDHTLFWKNSLIAAVAAKLIGEQLLASGAEDVFFLGLLHNIGVFVLSQCLPEKYELVAKEVEAGSCTDHEAEKKIIGINHMQVGGFLVDKWGLPDNFSIPISYHHYPERLPEAAVEAEGYTKLLYLAALISDFLAQKNINYLKQLEETWVKYDLADKIRLDDIIEQIDKNTKDILPLFEIRVDKQENYLHLIEEARKELINLSSSIVTDLLKQEKIIATLKEQTLRDSLTGLFNYKGFRQFLKNEFYRAQRYRSKLALAIVDFDLFKAINDTFGHLAGDLVLRTVARHMTDCFRESDIIARYGGEEFAIIMPETDSTGAMIAVERLRQQLASLAIEFEGKSVQVSVSIGVASLEAEADITHDDLLDMADRALYQAKAEGRNRCCLYSTPK
- a CDS encoding flagellar assembly protein FliW, which codes for MQNTAEEKAQQSDILHVETSRFGKIQITTGQIVTLPKGLVGFPQQKRFVLLSHREDSPFLWLQSIDDPTLAFVVVLTAAVVPEYQIELHEEDKQELQLQDEGQCAVYGLVTIPRQDPTAMTINLLGPIVINTNKLLGKQLVLHNCCYSHRHPLLAPDNGRSQKACCRITAK
- the csrA gene encoding carbon storage regulator CsrA — translated: MLILARKAGEGIQIGDDILVQVLEIRGRQVRLGISAPADTAVHRSEVYQRIAAQNRMAAAAPADLQEAHSLWLRGRGE
- the flgL gene encoding flagellar hook-associated protein FlgL: MKVATRTVYDQIIQTLFRQTERLQDLNQVVSSGKRISSPADDPPAAALALDIKGSLSELQQYSDNINEAKAQLQASESIIDHITQVLTRAKEIAVQMASETSSAENRRIAAAEVWHLSEEVMQAVNFQQNGVYVFSGFQTDQQAVGHLNSVADVVAHQQTGGDAADITVTWDPLLIDQTFPSNPYLIEVTAVAADKSTISFRVSNDGGTTWAEYNNVASGTDVNIAAGMDVNFDVLGGSFQVADRYTVPIHHYEMTAGDDAVEVHIGRNAKVTKNVTASGVLELASGKSVLDILDELRAALLNNNTEAIGSSLVELAAAQDKVLDEAADVGARLERLDVRETLNDSLGLFNKERLSQVEDADIVAAITQLKNQQLAYEAALQSATMITRITLLDYL
- the flgK gene encoding flagellar hook-associated protein FlgK, with product MPGINSILDIAQRALEVQQNGLEVTSHNIANVNTPGYSVQRAILQANEPVPVDVGLMGTGVETLEIQRAYSQFLNEQLIDKHAQTSRWQAEKQVLAVLESRFNETEGPGLNQLLDDFWNSWEELSNNPGGMAERTTLIARARSLAEAMNNAALHLDSVKDDLDFTISNACTEVNRYVDQLAELNEKIVANESQYGHANDLRDQRDLILEKLSELVPVSSLESEQGTLSVFLPGGYTLVEGTSSWHLSTALDGNNRQRLLYNGDTDITDSVSAGKIGGWLEVRDELIPKYEETLDGLAAHLANMVNELHRLGVDLEGNDGIDFFTYTPTFGSLPDAGTSDSVNITTEFYDSASNTVGLYNPAEVSGDRYHVQFNMNGGVMEISISNFSTGALVVAAQPYVSGTSYDFDGLRVTIADKGSGPRNGEGFVLLANRDLASNLRVRPELAADARMVAAARPAGSEPFAPGDNRNALAIAELRNQQTMICRQQGTLGEIFRSGLVAAVGNDSALASSRHKYSEGLQQQLTSMRDSVAGVSLDEEMTNIIKYQHAYIAAAKLIGVTDEMLQTLLNTKT
- the flgN gene encoding flagellar export chaperone FlgN, which codes for MPHTTVRQLTESLQEVSQCLQQLYLLLEEEQENLRSFDFDGLLALAAKKSGVLHELGMAAARVDEYQERLATCWQIPAGPTQLQALLEMAVAKDSQGTLLTEAWQLAQDWKQKLGFLQSRNSILIGEGLAFCQDALACMHAGIAGHCQPYSATPHTVERKPGPLYLHREV